One window of Anaerolineales bacterium genomic DNA carries:
- a CDS encoding DUF86 domain-containing protein — protein MNRVYHDFLKDMLDNARRAIRFAEDMSYEAFIRDEKSVYAVIRAVEIVGEAASKLPEDFRAKYPGLPWREIRGMRNKLVHNYFGINMEVVWQTIQEDLPALIGPLENALGQADPDQDDA, from the coding sequence ATGAACCGCGTATATCATGATTTCCTCAAGGATATGCTCGACAATGCACGCCGCGCCATTCGCTTTGCGGAAGATATGAGTTATGAGGCATTTATCAGGGACGAAAAATCCGTCTACGCCGTTATCCGCGCAGTGGAGATCGTTGGGGAAGCCGCCTCAAAACTGCCCGAAGACTTTCGCGCAAAATATCCCGGACTGCCCTGGCGCGAAATAAGGGGAATGCGCAACAAACTGGTGCATAATTATTTCGGGATCAATATGGAAGTTGTCTGGCAGACGATACAGGAGGATTTGCCTGCATTGATTGGACCGCTGGAAAATGCGCTTGGGCAAGCGGATCCTGATCAAGATGACGCCTGA
- the rsmI gene encoding 16S rRNA (cytidine(1402)-2'-O)-methyltransferase, with protein MGTLFLVATPIGNLEDISPRALNVLRNAVLIAAEDTRHTGKLLEHFGIDTRITSYWEQNKLDKLDFILEQLSKGDVALVSDAGTPGINDPGYELVRAALAASFDVIPVPGPSAPIAALSASGLPTDSFLYLGYLPHKSTERRKALTQVSDQTYTLIFLETPHRIINSLEDILSTLGDRRICVAREMTKLHEEYWRGTVTGAVSHFRSKESRGEFTLVIEGKGKMESGKWGKDELLRAIRRGLKAGKSAKELSNELAEQSSWNKKEIYALINSIK; from the coding sequence ATGGGCACCCTGTTTCTAGTTGCCACGCCGATCGGCAATCTTGAAGACATCAGTCCGCGGGCTTTGAACGTCCTGCGTAATGCGGTTCTGATCGCGGCGGAGGATACGCGTCACACGGGGAAACTTCTCGAGCACTTTGGCATCGATACCAGGATTACCAGTTATTGGGAACAAAATAAACTGGATAAACTCGATTTCATCCTCGAACAACTTTCGAAGGGCGATGTGGCTCTGGTCTCGGATGCAGGGACTCCCGGGATAAACGACCCCGGATATGAACTGGTCCGAGCCGCCCTCGCCGCCTCTTTCGACGTTATCCCTGTCCCCGGACCCTCAGCCCCCATCGCCGCCTTGAGCGCATCCGGCTTGCCCACGGATTCCTTTCTTTACCTCGGCTATCTTCCGCACAAATCCACCGAACGCCGCAAGGCTTTGACTCAAGTCTCCGACCAGACCTACACTCTCATCTTTCTCGAAACCCCGCATCGGATCATTAATTCGCTTGAAGATATACTCTCAACATTGGGCGACCGTCGAATCTGCGTCGCGCGTGAAATGACCAAACTGCACGAGGAATACTGGCGCGGAACGGTCACCGGTGCGGTCTCGCATTTCAGATCGAAGGAATCGCGCGGCGAGTTTACTTTGGTGATCGAAGGAAAGGGAAAAATGGAAAGTGGAAAATGGGGGAAGGATGAATTGCTGAGAGCCATCAGGAGGGGACTGAAAGCGGGAAAATCCGCCAAGGAACTATCAAATGAATTGGCAGAGCAAAGCAGTTGGAATAAAAAAGAAATCTACGCTCTTATCAATTCAATAAAATAG
- a CDS encoding pantoate--beta-alanine ligase — translation MKIAEMLASMREVRLSFDGTVGLVPTMGYLHEGHLSLVRQAKAECNHVVVTIFVNPTQFGPSEDLSKYPRDLDRDLKLLEPLGVDLVWMPTAEVMYPPGYQTWVEVEALTKGLEGAMRPGHFRGVATVVAKLFNATQPDKAYFGQKDAQQAAVIRRMAVDLNFPLEVIVCPTVREADGLAMSSRNKYLIEEERKAATVLYRSLSAAKQMYDAGGRDAEKLRGKMKEVLNSEPLARVQYVSCADYDSLKELDIVSDKALLSMAVFIGKTRLIDNFVLG, via the coding sequence ATGAAGATTGCCGAGATGCTTGCTTCCATGAGGGAGGTCCGCCTCTCTTTCGACGGGACGGTTGGTCTTGTTCCCACGATGGGTTACCTGCACGAGGGGCATTTATCGCTTGTCCGCCAGGCGAAGGCGGAATGCAACCATGTTGTCGTCACCATCTTCGTCAACCCGACCCAGTTCGGTCCAAGCGAAGACCTCTCCAAGTATCCGCGCGACCTTGACCGCGACCTGAAACTGCTTGAGCCCCTTGGCGTGGATTTGGTCTGGATGCCAACAGCGGAGGTGATGTATCCGCCCGGCTACCAAACCTGGGTGGAGGTCGAAGCGCTGACGAAGGGGCTGGAAGGCGCGATGAGGCCCGGTCACTTCCGGGGAGTGGCAACCGTCGTGGCGAAATTGTTCAACGCAACGCAGCCCGATAAAGCCTACTTCGGTCAAAAGGATGCCCAGCAGGCGGCGGTCATCCGGCGCATGGCGGTCGACTTGAACTTCCCGCTGGAAGTGATCGTCTGCCCTACGGTGCGAGAAGCGGATGGGTTGGCAATGTCCAGCCGCAATAAATATTTGATTGAAGAGGAACGCAAGGCGGCGACGGTTTTGTACCGTTCGTTGAGTGCGGCAAAGCAAATGTATGATGCGGGCGGGAGGGACGCGGAAAAGCTAAGAGGAAAGATGAAAGAAGTATTGAATTCTGAACCGCTTGCGCGGGTTCAATACGTCTCCTGCGCCGATTATGACTCGTTGAAAGAATTGGATATCGTCTCAGACAAAGCTTTGCTTTCGATGGCAGTGTTCATAGGAAAGACGAGGCTGATCGATAATTTCGTGTTGGGATAG
- a CDS encoding nucleotidyltransferase family protein codes for MPRKTRLQKFMEILREQSPFLAEQYHVATMELFGSYVRHEERKNSDLDILVTFTKPPSLFKLIRLENHLSDLLGVKVDLVMKDSLKPAIGKNILREVVPV; via the coding sequence ATGCCGCGTAAAACTCGTTTGCAAAAATTCATGGAAATCCTCCGCGAGCAGAGTCCTTTCCTCGCGGAACAATATCATGTCGCCACAATGGAACTCTTCGGATCGTACGTCCGTCACGAAGAGCGTAAAAACAGCGACCTGGATATATTGGTTACATTCACAAAGCCGCCAAGTCTATTTAAACTGATCCGTTTGGAAAACCACCTTTCAGACCTTTTAGGGGTTAAGGTGGACCTGGTCATGAAAGATTCCCTCAAGCCTGCAATCGGTAAAAACATCCTGCGCGAGGTCGTGCCTGTATGA
- a CDS encoding single-stranded DNA-binding protein: MPTLNRVQLIGRLGRDPETKFTPTGKKVCHFSLAVTNRWKDKNGETRDSTEWMNIEAWGRLGEVCQEYLKKGSLVFVEGRLKTDKYEANGETKYFTKIVVQSLQFLDRKEKEEPVMAVDEDPGEYELAGE, translated from the coding sequence ATGCCAACACTAAACCGCGTTCAACTGATCGGGCGGCTCGGCCGCGACCCCGAAACCAAGTTCACCCCCACCGGCAAGAAAGTCTGCCATTTCAGTCTCGCCGTCACCAATCGCTGGAAGGACAAGAACGGCGAGACGCGGGACTCCACCGAGTGGATGAATATCGAAGCGTGGGGGCGGCTCGGCGAAGTCTGCCAGGAATACCTGAAGAAAGGCAGCCTGGTCTTCGTGGAGGGCCGGTTGAAGACCGACAAATACGAGGCCAACGGTGAAACGAAATACTTCACCAAAATCGTCGTCCAAAGCCTGCAATTCCTCGACCGCAAGGAGAAGGAAGAGCCGGTAATGGCAGTGGACGAAGATCCCGGCGAGTACGAGTTGGCCGGCGAGTAA
- a CDS encoding GNAT family N-acetyltransferase, with translation MPIKYRRATSADNFTTFTIFRNSLEDFSQRTGVQAITGGNDPQKMRELWESRRPFWEHLTNTSDNFWIAEKDGEGIGYARSILRGDHRELTEFFVLPGNQSAGVGRELLQRAFPNDAPHRSIIATPDLRAQARYLKAGVYPFLTEFYLERKPEPVVVETDLVIETPSMSTAPVEAISDIDLQIIGHRRDVDHRYLMSDRKLHIYKRAGEIVGYGYIHKDLYGPFALLDKNDFPAVLAHAENESLEMGASAVGFEVPTINTVAIDHLLKRGYRLEGFMGSIMSDAPFGKFENYLLTSPPYFL, from the coding sequence ATGCCTATTAAATACCGCCGCGCCACATCCGCGGATAACTTTACGACTTTCACGATTTTTCGCAATTCGCTGGAGGATTTCAGCCAGCGCACGGGGGTGCAAGCCATCACGGGCGGTAACGACCCGCAAAAAATGCGGGAACTTTGGGAAAGCCGCCGACCGTTCTGGGAACATCTCACGAACACCAGCGACAATTTTTGGATCGCTGAAAAGGACGGGGAAGGCATCGGCTATGCACGCAGCATTTTGCGTGGAGATCACCGCGAGTTGACCGAGTTTTTCGTCCTGCCGGGAAATCAATCCGCGGGCGTGGGCAGGGAGCTGCTCCAGCGCGCCTTCCCGAACGATGCGCCTCATCGCTCCATCATCGCAACGCCGGACCTGCGCGCCCAGGCGCGGTATCTCAAGGCGGGAGTTTATCCCTTCCTGACCGAGTTCTATCTCGAACGCAAGCCTGAACCTGTGGTCGTTGAAACCGACCTCGTCATCGAAACGCCATCCATGTCAACCGCCCCCGTTGAAGCAATCAGCGATATTGACTTGCAGATCATCGGCCACCGCCGCGATGTGGATCACCGCTATTTGATGAGCGACCGCAAACTTCATATCTACAAACGTGCCGGGGAGATCGTCGGGTATGGATATATCCACAAGGATTTGTACGGTCCGTTCGCGCTGCTGGACAAGAATGATTTTCCCGCCGTGCTTGCCCATGCGGAGAATGAATCCTTGGAGATGGGCGCATCCGCGGTCGGGTTCGAAGTTCCAACCATAAACACTGTCGCCATCGATCATCTACTGAAACGCGGCTATCGCCTAGAAGGATTCATGGGCTCGATCATGTCTGATGCGCCGTTCGGGAAGTTCGAAAATTATCTGTTAACCAGTCCCCCATATTTTCTGTGA
- a CDS encoding glycosyltransferase, whose product MTSNNTELPIGSLRIGLFTDTYAPQVNGVSVSLQMISEGLKKRGHQVTIFAPRFPGYKDNEPNVMRLPSLKYLNNPPIYVAVLGTPRSTWKLTRKHFDVLHAHSPASVGLLAYLTASTKRLPLIYTYHTSITDYTHYIKFIGNTGIIKYAAAWFSKASTDLGDQIIVPSPKFHRLLLNQKVKQPITVIPNGIDLSMFKAVKTPGALRNRLGLGPDAPILLTVGRMDPEKRLEFIVEAFDLIADRIPNGHLVFVGDGSARKQVEEKANVTRARDRIHFLGMIDRADLPDILHDADVFLSASTTEVHPISVIEAIASGLPFVAVQDEAFEGMLEDGRNGYAVPLDVKKYADVLADLLPDRERRKRFGEHSLALSEKYSIETQVRSLEKLYMEAILQNWRGSLFKRILPRQINQIPTRINRAIRAEIGKLIPRRRK is encoded by the coding sequence CGTATCGGTCTCTTTACAGATGATCTCGGAGGGACTGAAAAAACGCGGACATCAAGTGACCATCTTTGCTCCGCGTTTCCCCGGTTATAAAGACAACGAACCGAATGTGATGCGCCTGCCTTCGTTAAAATATCTCAACAATCCGCCCATCTATGTTGCCGTGCTGGGAACTCCGCGCTCAACGTGGAAGTTGACGCGCAAGCATTTCGATGTGCTTCATGCGCACAGCCCGGCAAGTGTCGGGTTGCTGGCGTATCTCACTGCTTCCACCAAGAGATTGCCATTGATCTACACTTATCACACGTCCATTACCGATTACACCCATTACATCAAGTTCATCGGGAATACGGGTATTATCAAATATGCGGCGGCGTGGTTTAGCAAGGCATCCACGGATCTGGGGGATCAAATCATTGTCCCTTCGCCGAAATTCCATCGTTTGCTCTTGAATCAAAAAGTAAAACAGCCCATCACGGTCATCCCGAACGGAATCGATTTGAGCATGTTCAAGGCGGTCAAAACCCCCGGGGCGTTGCGAAACAGGCTTGGGCTGGGTCCCGATGCGCCGATTCTTCTCACTGTCGGGCGCATGGACCCGGAGAAGCGGCTCGAATTCATCGTGGAAGCCTTTGATTTGATTGCAGACCGCATTCCCAACGGCCATTTGGTTTTTGTCGGGGATGGCAGTGCGCGCAAACAAGTGGAAGAAAAAGCAAACGTCACCCGTGCCAGGGACCGCATTCACTTCCTTGGCATGATCGACCGCGCGGACCTGCCCGATATTTTGCACGATGCCGATGTGTTTCTCTCTGCATCTACCACCGAGGTTCATCCCATCTCGGTCATCGAAGCGATTGCCTCCGGCCTGCCATTCGTTGCCGTGCAAGATGAAGCCTTCGAAGGCATGCTCGAAGATGGACGGAACGGATATGCGGTTCCGCTTGACGTGAAAAAATATGCCGATGTGCTTGCAGACCTGCTCCCAGACCGTGAGCGGAGGAAGCGTTTCGGCGAACATTCGCTGGCATTGAGCGAGAAGTATTCCATCGAAACGCAGGTCCGTTCGCTGGAGAAACTTTACATGGAGGCCATCCTGCAGAACTGGCGCGGAAGTTTGTTCAAGCGTATTCTCCCCAGGCAGATCAACCAGATCCCCACCCGCATCAACAGGGCGATCCGCGCTGAAATTGGAAAGTTGATTCCCCGGAGGAGAAAATAA
- a CDS encoding serine/threonine protein kinase, with product MPLPEKIGRYEVKSELGRGGMATVYRAFDPNFDREVAIKVLPREMLHDPQFRSRFEREIKMIASLEHPSIVPVYDTGEFNEQPYFVMRFMNGGSLSDVIEKGGISIQDTAKIVEKVAQGLAYAHRKGVIHRDLKPDNILFDENGEPFISDFGVAKLTESTSNLTGSGVIGTPAYMSPEQAQGVEIDQRSDVYGLGVIVYQMLSGHQPYSADTPMGVVVKHITEPVPEILKVLPDLPPEVDAVIKTAMAKDKNQRYENTIELAKAMNTIAFGHSGNLTFNTNSGITSRLGATGKPASRKWNTGLIVTGVVALVAVIGFLLLRNQLLAPDVTSTAPAAGETQSDEPPALVTVVVTATLEPTATSPAFAPACSADIAFPTPIARLTDNLCNQKIPYAYAMMEENAIFTVLNTDGSKCRQEAVKNGERIVSCTGPSFAVVQLQVCKVPELSEQELAQCSPDSTFNAENGCCIAIPKEEAGCRVIEIPLKGCGG from the coding sequence ATGCCACTCCCTGAAAAGATCGGACGTTACGAAGTCAAGTCGGAATTGGGCCGCGGCGGCATGGCAACTGTTTACCGCGCATTCGACCCCAACTTCGACCGCGAGGTTGCCATCAAGGTCCTGCCGCGCGAGATGCTGCATGACCCGCAGTTTCGTTCGCGCTTCGAGCGTGAGATCAAGATGATCGCCTCGCTCGAGCATCCGTCCATCGTGCCGGTGTACGATACGGGGGAATTCAACGAGCAACCCTACTTCGTCATGCGCTTTATGAATGGCGGCTCCCTTTCGGATGTGATCGAAAAAGGGGGCATCTCGATTCAGGACACTGCAAAGATCGTCGAAAAGGTTGCCCAGGGACTCGCCTATGCCCATCGCAAAGGTGTGATCCACCGCGACTTGAAGCCCGATAACATCCTGTTCGATGAGAACGGCGAACCTTTCATTTCCGATTTCGGTGTTGCCAAACTGACGGAATCCACCAGCAACCTGACCGGCTCCGGGGTGATCGGTACTCCCGCCTATATGAGTCCCGAACAGGCTCAGGGAGTCGAGATCGACCAACGCAGCGATGTGTATGGATTGGGAGTCATCGTTTACCAAATGTTGAGCGGACACCAGCCCTACAGCGCGGATACGCCCATGGGGGTGGTGGTCAAGCATATAACCGAACCCGTGCCTGAAATCCTTAAAGTCCTGCCAGACTTGCCGCCCGAGGTGGATGCGGTCATTAAGACCGCCATGGCAAAGGATAAGAACCAACGCTACGAAAACACCATCGAGCTGGCAAAAGCCATGAACACGATCGCGTTCGGGCATTCGGGAAACCTTACCTTCAATACGAATAGCGGCATTACCTCGCGGCTGGGCGCGACAGGCAAACCGGCTTCCCGTAAATGGAATACCGGCCTGATCGTTACAGGCGTTGTGGCATTGGTTGCCGTGATCGGCTTCCTCCTGCTTCGCAACCAACTCCTCGCGCCGGATGTCACGTCAACAGCCCCGGCTGCCGGTGAGACACAATCGGACGAACCCCCGGCTCTTGTCACTGTGGTGGTCACAGCCACGCTCGAACCGACCGCGACCAGTCCCGCATTTGCTCCCGCGTGCTCGGCGGATATCGCCTTCCCCACACCCATTGCAAGGTTGACGGATAACTTGTGCAATCAGAAGATCCCATACGCCTATGCAATGATGGAAGAAAACGCAATATTTACCGTATTGAACACCGATGGGAGCAAATGCCGCCAGGAAGCCGTCAAGAACGGTGAAAGGATTGTCTCCTGCACCGGGCCAAGTTTTGCCGTGGTCCAACTTCAGGTTTGCAAAGTGCCAGAGTTGTCCGAACAGGAACTGGCGCAATGTTCACCGGATTCGACTTTCAATGCCGAAAACGGATGCTGTATTGCCATTCCAAAAGAAGAGGCGGGCTGCCGGGTGATCGAAATCCCGCTCAAAGGATGCGGCGGATAA